From Candidatus Eisenbacteria bacterium, the proteins below share one genomic window:
- a CDS encoding S8 family serine peptidase translates to MQRPTDPSGTSSFARGMASLHRIQPGGVVEGQAIVTLKLGAMFSDFLARHDLVEVERVDLEGTLYYLVASTSQPAVELVEALQNDKDVEEADFNRYLQAPEYEGTPMSFDDEDGKLTEAHYASQPQLTRIHLQEALATSQGDGAHVAVLDTGIDRFHPAWGATPIVMGKDWSVHPHGPSADETADDKDFDDDGDPHEAYGHGTHVTGIVHLTAPHATLIAVRVLNDDGWGTAFGLAAGINDALELDAQVINMSLGLTHDVGVVRRAVQVATNQGVALIASAGNQSSSDGQYPAAYPDVYAVAAVDPGDKLATFSNYGTHIDVSAPGVGIVSLYARAPGRGLYASGGGTSMAAPFLAGAAALLIAADPGADGRHATEAVKMNAPSVDGLNPLFAGIMGRGRVDLYAALPHNEISPPPGDEPTPVAPAPGGPVKPALQPRSR, encoded by the coding sequence ATGCAGCGTCCGACGGATCCTTCGGGCACGTCATCCTTCGCCCGTGGGATGGCCTCGCTCCACCGCATCCAGCCGGGAGGCGTGGTCGAGGGTCAGGCGATCGTGACCCTGAAGTTGGGGGCGATGTTCTCGGACTTCCTGGCCCGGCACGACCTGGTCGAGGTCGAGCGCGTGGACCTCGAGGGAACCCTCTATTACCTCGTCGCAAGCACCAGCCAGCCGGCCGTCGAATTGGTCGAGGCTCTCCAGAACGACAAGGACGTCGAAGAGGCGGACTTCAACCGTTACCTCCAGGCGCCCGAATACGAAGGCACTCCGATGTCCTTCGACGACGAGGATGGCAAGCTCACCGAGGCTCACTACGCCTCTCAACCCCAGCTCACACGCATCCATTTGCAGGAGGCGCTGGCGACCTCGCAGGGCGACGGCGCCCACGTGGCGGTGCTCGACACCGGCATCGACAGGTTCCACCCCGCTTGGGGAGCCACTCCGATCGTCATGGGAAAGGACTGGTCGGTGCATCCGCATGGTCCTTCCGCGGACGAGACCGCTGACGACAAGGATTTCGACGATGACGGCGATCCGCACGAGGCGTACGGCCACGGCACGCACGTGACCGGGATCGTCCACCTCACTGCGCCGCACGCGACGCTGATCGCCGTGCGCGTCCTGAACGACGACGGCTGGGGCACGGCGTTCGGCCTTGCCGCCGGGATCAATGACGCGCTGGAGCTGGACGCGCAGGTCATCAACATGAGCCTCGGCCTCACCCACGACGTCGGGGTCGTGCGTCGCGCGGTCCAGGTCGCCACCAACCAGGGCGTGGCGCTCATCGCCTCCGCCGGCAACCAGTCGTCGAGCGATGGCCAGTACCCTGCGGCCTATCCGGACGTGTACGCGGTGGCCGCGGTCGATCCCGGCGACAAGCTGGCCACGTTCTCGAACTACGGCACGCACATCGACGTGTCGGCGCCGGGCGTGGGCATCGTGAGCCTCTATGCGCGGGCTCCTGGTCGCGGGCTCTACGCCTCCGGCGGCGGCACCTCGATGGCGGCGCCCTTCCTGGCCGGCGCGGCGGCGCTGCTCATCGCGGCCGACCCCGGAGCGGATGGCCGCCACGCGACCGAAGCCGTGAAGATGAACGCTCCTTCGGTCGACGGATTGAACCCCCTGTTCGCGGGCATCATGGGGCGCGGCCGCGTCGATCTGTACGCGGCGCTTCCGCACAACGAGATCTCGCCGCCGCCCGGGGACGAGCCCACGCCGGTCGCGCCCGCGCCGGGGGGGCCGGTCAAGCCCGCCTTGCAACCCCGCTCGCGTTAG
- a CDS encoding CHAT domain-containing protein codes for MGHAESPPDAPPLDAHHAADFSKPLDLAQALALGDRLSEIGRADRKRALRLARRFAAAAGRFRDDAVLGVARRARAHALRGLHRYGPALRDYQAALSAFERARKPLERARTAIGMIDVLTHLGRDEEAIGLAADARRVFLRMGEERRASRLDVNLANLHLRRDRPVRAMARYRAAERVFARRGDTMDLALTRFNMANLLTEIGRLRDALPHFESSAALWATRGSESAKAQCRLAHGAALARLGRYDEASRLLEAAQREADALEEPMLQGMAAVARGRIALDLGRWVAAGPLFDRAIERFERAAPLWEQAEAHVLRARWHGRAARTDAAMADLEEAARRFERIGQRSLAAWTRLERLRLLHLPPLATDVRARARAAVRHFDKAGQRVFEAEARLWLAEDAAARGDASVSRQLDRVRAILRRHPDPWLEQRWALVSARAARDEQVAMERLERAAAIADLLRARIPTETLRASFSVDQAEVAEQAIERLSASDASAERAFLWSERAHVPRLRVAAAPDPRVARLESALELRVELDRLDARPARDPGRRSAVVARLQQIYERLQIETSRQARQSRLGPAEVARLRRALAADETLIEYFVGRRAIHVFVMGGKRLSHRRLDAAPETLHQCVFRLRRLWDRYALEGEAGTERRDALRATEDELLATLSRALLEPALALHPSEGPLTVVPHGWLRDLPFHALPASGRPLGERRETTYLLSARDRLYGEMVQPPASGAALVAGIASAEAPTAEREAREVAECLPHAWLLCGAEARRKVFRDRWGGARLIHVASHGVRDVEEPRLSGIGLSDGRWTAFDVLEAGTRARLVVLSGCRTGDAVVWGGDEAFGLLPALVQSGARAVLVSLWSVGDEAARSWMRLFYEALASGRSPMRAWMHASGRIRAERGSAYTWAPFALYGRPSPSEALS; via the coding sequence ATGGGCCACGCGGAATCGCCCCCCGACGCGCCGCCACTTGACGCGCACCACGCCGCCGATTTCTCCAAGCCTCTCGACCTCGCGCAGGCGCTGGCCCTCGGCGACAGGCTGAGCGAGATCGGCCGCGCCGACCGGAAACGGGCGCTGCGGCTGGCGCGACGCTTCGCGGCCGCCGCGGGGCGCTTCCGCGATGATGCGGTTCTGGGTGTGGCGCGCCGGGCCCGAGCCCACGCGCTGCGCGGACTCCATCGCTATGGGCCGGCCCTGCGCGATTACCAGGCGGCCCTGAGCGCCTTCGAGCGAGCGCGCAAGCCGCTGGAGCGCGCGCGCACGGCGATCGGAATGATCGACGTGCTCACCCACCTGGGACGAGACGAGGAAGCCATCGGACTGGCCGCGGACGCTCGGCGCGTGTTCCTGCGGATGGGTGAGGAGCGGCGCGCGTCACGCCTCGACGTGAACCTCGCGAACCTGCACCTGAGACGCGACCGCCCGGTGCGCGCCATGGCGCGCTACCGCGCCGCCGAGCGCGTATTCGCCCGCCGCGGGGACACGATGGATCTGGCGCTCACCCGATTCAACATGGCGAACCTCCTCACGGAGATCGGGCGCCTGCGAGACGCCCTGCCGCACTTCGAATCGAGCGCCGCGCTATGGGCGACGCGGGGATCGGAGAGCGCCAAGGCGCAGTGCCGGCTCGCGCACGGCGCCGCGCTGGCGCGGCTCGGCCGCTACGACGAGGCGAGCCGGCTGCTCGAAGCGGCGCAGCGTGAGGCGGACGCGCTCGAGGAGCCCATGCTCCAGGGGATGGCCGCGGTCGCACGCGGCCGGATCGCGCTCGACCTCGGACGGTGGGTCGCCGCGGGCCCCCTGTTCGACCGGGCGATCGAGCGCTTCGAGCGCGCGGCCCCGCTGTGGGAGCAAGCCGAGGCGCACGTTCTGCGCGCGCGCTGGCACGGCCGCGCCGCTCGGACCGACGCGGCCATGGCGGACCTCGAAGAGGCGGCGCGGCGCTTCGAGCGGATCGGCCAGCGGTCACTCGCGGCGTGGACGCGTCTCGAGAGACTCCGCCTGCTGCACCTCCCGCCGCTGGCCACGGACGTGCGCGCCCGAGCGCGCGCCGCGGTGCGCCACTTCGACAAGGCGGGGCAGAGAGTGTTCGAGGCCGAGGCCCGCCTGTGGCTGGCCGAGGACGCGGCGGCTCGCGGCGACGCGAGCGTCTCTCGGCAGCTGGATCGGGTGCGGGCGATCCTGAGGCGTCACCCCGATCCCTGGCTCGAGCAGCGCTGGGCGCTGGTCTCCGCACGCGCCGCACGAGACGAGCAAGTGGCGATGGAGCGTCTCGAGCGGGCGGCGGCGATCGCCGACCTGTTGCGCGCGCGCATCCCGACCGAGACCTTGCGGGCCAGCTTCTCGGTCGACCAGGCCGAAGTCGCCGAACAGGCGATCGAGCGGCTCTCCGCCTCGGACGCTTCGGCGGAGCGCGCGTTCCTGTGGTCGGAGCGCGCGCACGTGCCGCGCCTGCGGGTCGCCGCCGCACCCGACCCGCGCGTGGCACGTCTCGAGTCCGCCCTCGAGCTGAGGGTGGAGCTCGACCGGCTCGACGCCCGGCCGGCGCGCGATCCCGGGCGGCGCTCGGCGGTGGTGGCGCGGCTCCAGCAGATCTACGAGCGCCTGCAGATCGAGACGTCGCGGCAGGCGAGGCAATCGCGGCTGGGGCCGGCCGAGGTCGCGAGACTCAGGCGCGCGCTCGCCGCGGACGAAACCCTGATCGAATACTTCGTGGGGCGGCGCGCGATCCACGTTTTCGTGATGGGTGGAAAGCGGCTCTCCCACCGGCGCCTCGACGCCGCTCCCGAGACGCTCCACCAATGCGTGTTCAGGCTCCGGCGCCTCTGGGACCGCTACGCCCTCGAAGGCGAAGCTGGCACCGAGCGCCGCGACGCGCTGCGCGCCACCGAGGACGAGCTGCTCGCCACGCTCTCACGCGCGCTGCTCGAGCCGGCCCTCGCGCTCCACCCCTCGGAAGGTCCGCTGACCGTGGTCCCTCACGGCTGGCTGCGCGACCTTCCGTTCCACGCCCTGCCGGCCTCCGGCCGGCCGCTCGGCGAGCGGCGAGAAACGACGTATCTGCTGAGCGCCCGCGACCGTCTCTACGGGGAGATGGTCCAGCCTCCCGCATCCGGTGCGGCTTTGGTGGCCGGCATTGCCTCGGCGGAGGCGCCGACCGCCGAGCGCGAGGCCCGCGAGGTGGCCGAGTGCCTCCCGCATGCGTGGCTCTTGTGCGGGGCAGAGGCGAGACGGAAGGTCTTCCGGGACCGGTGGGGTGGCGCGCGACTGATCCACGTGGCGTCGCACGGAGTGCGGGACGTCGAAGAGCCGAGGCTCTCCGGCATCGGCCTCTCCGACGGGCGATGGACGGCGTTCGATGTCCTCGAAGCCGGAACTCGGGCGCGTCTGGTGGTGTTGAGCGGTTGCCGGACCGGGGACGCCGTGGTTTGGGGAGGAGACGAGGCGTTCGGTCTCCTGCCCGCGTTGGTGCAATCGGGCGCACGCGCGGTGCTCGTCAGCCTGTGGTCGGTGGGGGACGAAGCGGCGCGCTCATGGATGCGATTGTTCTACGAAGCGCTGGCTTCGGGTCGCTCCCCGATGCGAGCATGGATGCACGCGTCAGGACGGATCCGGGCCGAGCGAGGTTCGGCCTACACCTGGGCTCCGTTCGCCCTCTATGGGCGGCCCTCTCCGAGCGAGGCACTCTCATGA
- a CDS encoding sigma-70 family RNA polymerase sigma factor, producing the protein MTEREGLLARAVAGEESAWRDLVARYQALVHSVIRAHRIAASDGEDLFQETFLRLHRHAGRIEDPRALTRWLMVTARHLCLDHLARRRRESLTAEPPDLPDPGPELEAVLERMERAQEVREALATLSPRCRELLRALYYEREEPDYRQVAGQLGMPVGSVGPTRMRCLERLLEALDSRRRKGRSA; encoded by the coding sequence ATGACGGAACGTGAGGGGCTCCTGGCGCGCGCCGTGGCGGGCGAAGAGTCCGCATGGCGCGATCTGGTCGCCCGTTATCAGGCCCTGGTCCATTCGGTGATCCGCGCGCACCGGATCGCGGCCAGCGACGGAGAGGACCTCTTCCAGGAGACCTTTCTCAGGCTCCATCGCCACGCGGGCCGCATCGAGGATCCGCGCGCGCTCACGCGCTGGCTCATGGTGACCGCGCGGCACCTGTGTCTCGACCATCTCGCGCGACGGCGGCGGGAATCCCTCACGGCCGAGCCTCCTGACCTTCCGGATCCCGGTCCTGAGCTGGAAGCCGTGCTCGAGCGCATGGAACGGGCCCAGGAAGTGCGCGAAGCGCTCGCGACCCTCTCACCACGTTGCCGGGAATTGCTGCGGGCGCTCTACTACGAGCGTGAAGAGCCGGACTACCGGCAGGTCGCCGGCCAGCTCGGGATGCCGGTGGGAAGCGTCGGACCGACGCGCATGCGATGCCTCGAGCGGCTGCTCGAAGCGCTCGACTCCAGGCGGCGGAAGGGGCGCTCGGCATGA